A genomic segment from Cutaneotrichosporon cavernicola HIS019 DNA, chromosome: 7b encodes:
- a CDS encoding uncharacterized protein (Las17-binding protein actin regulator) — protein MTPWSSKKSAGPKRGPSPSPSTSHPPTHAAPQGWGAKALNLSDKLGGKLNDYTNKWGIDSFWPTTGDMPRKMEKAARILKSFTMPDSDPDSHAPAAPVRIPPSVIANARGIAIYSCFRTGWAPVGGGGGSGVVVARLPDGSWSAPAAICPTAVGAGMQIGLDVYSAVLVIRSEKALAQFGGHRVALGGEISVAAGPYGGGKGVDKGLNLDTGPEVYAYMHSRGAYFGLEVVGTVFVSRGDENANMYHWPGIKAGDILKGKVRVPPEASSLMQALRAAETGVAQCPNVAAYGPGFSTGGMSASHEGGHRFSAYDNDKETLHNADIPKGPARRVLNFRL, from the exons ATGACACCGTGGTCAAGCAAGAAGTCAGCTGGTCCCAAGCGTGGACCGTCTCCGAGCCCCAGCacctctcatcctcccacCCATGCTGCTCCACAAGGGTGGGGGGCCAAAGCTCTCAACCTGAGCGACAAGCTTGGCGGCAAGTTGAACGACTACACCAATAAGTGGGGCATTGATTCGTTCTGGCCGACGACCGGGGACATGCCGCGCAagatggagaaggcggcGCGCATCCTGAAGAGTTTCACGA TGCCCGATTCCGATCCTGACTCCCACGCCCCAGCGGCACCCGTCCGTATCCCACCGTCTGTCATTGCCAACGCCCGCGGCATCGCGATCTACTCCTGCTTTCGTACAGGCTGGGCACCTGTcggtggtggaggcggcTCCGGGGTGGTAGTGGCGCGTCTTCCCGATGGCTCGTGGTCGGCACCCGCGGCGATCTGTCCCACTGCCGTTGGGGCTGGC ATGCAGATTGGCCTGGACGTGTACAGTGCCGTGCTGGTGATCCGAAGCGAGAAAGCCCTCGCCCAGTTCGGAGGGCACCGCGTCGCACTGGGCGGCGAGATCTCTGTCGCGGCCGGTCCATACGGTGGCGGTAAAGGCGTGGATAAGGGGCTCAATCTCGATACGGGGCCAGAAGTTTACGCGTACATGCACAGCCGAGGGGCGTACtttggcctcgaggtcgtgggAACCGTCTTCGTCAGCCGCGGAGACGAGAATGCCAACATGTACCACTGGCCTGGCATCAAGGCGGGCGATATC CTCAAGGGCAAAGTGCGCGTCCCCCCCGAGGCGTCGAGTCTCATGCAGGCTCTTCGTGCGGCGGAAACGGGTGTTGCCCAGTGTCCGAACGTGGCGGCCTACGGCCCTGGATTCAGCACTGGCGGCATGAGTGCCTCCCACGAGGGCGGACACAGATTCAGTGCATACGACAATGACAAGGAGACATTACACAACGCCGACATCCCGAAG ggcccagctcgccgcgtcCTCAACTTTCGCCTCTAA
- the kap95 gene encoding uncharacterized protein (Importin-beta N-terminal domain) — protein sequence MDAATLLANSLSENAATRQSATEQLEVARRDNLAGYLHTLAQELANESAPSHIRNAAGIAFKNAVSARDAVNQPALSEAWMALSDDVRNSLKHSLLSSLASQDKRAAGVAAQAVSAVAAVELPRGSWSELIGQLLQFVQNEENTGLRVATLQTIGYICEVVQPQYLSARSNEILTAVVQGARKEEPSTDVQTAAINALYNSLEFIRDNFEREGERNYIMQVVCEATQSTAVPVQVGAFECLVRIMSLYYEFMELYMERALFGLTIMGMKHPEEPVALQAIEFWSTVCEEEIEIGIESQEALAYGEEPAVVSKHFAKMALNEILPVLLELLTQQEEDADEDEWTKSMAAASCLELLARDVGDAIVQPVVPFVEQGIRSSEWRHREAAVMAFGCILDGPESNTLSTLVAQALGTLISMLQSDPDVHVRDSVAWTLSKITELMLEVVDTGSHLQNLVQALVMGVQSGTPRIINSCCSALSNLVIQLLPADMISEDPATSPMSPFFEPIFKALMPVTEKATNDGNCRTAAYQTMATFVANSALDTLTMAEQVTVEMLRRQEALIGMQNQLLGMDDRNNWNDMQINICVVIQAFIQKTPALVQPYADQIMTNLLTILSSSAKHGAVLEDLLATIGALAGALEVGFVKYMEAFSGFLLAALQAVDDYQVVQAAVYCVSDVARAIQEQIAPYAERIMVELIAILRSPVIHRQVKPTAITAIGEVALAVGPEFARFLETTMAILSQAGATTASSNDLALNEFVWTMREAIVDAFIGIMNGLKAGDPAPMLPYVGGIMTFLQGCMSEEDRTEDFITNTLGLIGDFGDTFKGTVRDVLCTEWVQMAIAVGRQRGASKQSRTNAAYAQKTIKELSK from the exons ATGGACGCCGCAactctcctcgccaactcgcTCTCAGAGA ACGCCGCCACTCGCCAAAGTGCGaccgagcagctcgaggtcgctcGCCGCGACAACCTC GCAGGGTACCTCCACACTCTTGCGCaggagctcgccaacgagTCTGCACCCTCCCACATCCGCAACGCCGCTGGTATCGCCTTCAAGAACGCCGTCTCTGCCCGC GATGCTGTCAACCAACCAGCACTGTCCGAGGCATGGATGGCCCTTTCTGATGACGTCCGCAATTCTCTCAAGCACTCTTTGCtgtcgtcgctggcgtCCCAAGACAAGCGCGCCGCAGGtgtcgccgcgcaggcTGTGTCCGCTGTGGCCGCTGTCGAGCTTCCTCGCGGGAGCTGGTCCGAGCTCATCGGCCAGTTACTCCAGTTTGTCCAGAACGAGGAAAACACGGGCCTCCGCGTCGCCACCCTCCAGACCATCGGTTACATCTGCGAGGTTGTCCAGCCTCAGTACTTGTCTGCACGCTCCAACGAGATCCTCACTGCCGTCGTCCAGGGCGCGCGCAAGGAGGAACCAAGCACCGATGTTCAGACCGCGGCTATCAACGCCCTTTACAACTCGCTCGAGTTCATCCGTGACAATTTTGAGCGCGAG GGTGAGCGCAACTACATCATGCAGGTTGTGTGCGAGGCGACCCAGAGTACCGCCGTTCCAGTGCAGGTCGGCGCGTTCGAGTGTCTCGTGCGCATCATGAGCCTTTACTACGAGTTCATGGAGCTGTACATGGAGCGTGCTCTCTTCGGA ctcaCGATTATGGGCATGAAGCACCCCGAAGAgcccgtcgcgctccaGGCGATCGAGTTCTGGTCTACTGTCTGCGAAGAGGAGATCGAGATTGGCATCGAGTCCCAGGAGGCCCTCGCGTACGGTGAGGAGCCTGCCGTCGTGTCCAAGCACTTTGCCAAGATGGCCCTCAACGAGATCCTCCccgttctcctcgagctcctcacccaacaggaggaggacgctgacgaggacgagtggaCAAAGTCGATGGCTGCCGCGTCTTGTCTCGAGCTTCTCGCTCGTGATGTCGGCGACGCCATCGTCCAGCCTGTCGTCCCCTTTGTGGAGCAGGGCATCCGCAGCTCCGAGTGGCGTCACCGTGAGGCGGCCGTCATGGCCTTTGGCTgcatcctcgacggcccCGAGTCCAACACTCTCTCGACCCTCGTCGCTCAGGCCCTCGGCACGCTCATCAGCATGCTTCAGTCCGACCCCGACGTCCACGTGCGCGACTCGGTCGCCTGGACTCTGTCCAAGATCACCGAGCTCATgctcgaggttgttgaCACTGGCAGCCACCTGCAGAACCTCGTCCAGGCTCTTGTCATGGGCGTGCAGAGCGGGACTCCTCGCATAATCAACTCGTGCTGCTCGGCGCTCAGCAACCTTGTGATCCAGCTCCTCCCGGCCGACATGATCTCCGAGGACCCTGCGACTTCGCCCATGTCGCCATTCTTTGAGCCCATCTTCAAGGCCCTTATGCCTGTCACCGAGAAGGCCACCAACGACGGCAACTGCCGCACCGCCGCGTACCAGACCATGGCTACCTTTGTCGCCAACTCGGCTCTCGACACCCTCACCATGGCCGAGCAGGTCACCGTTGAGATGCTCCGTCGCCAGGAGGCCCTTATCGGCATGCAGAACCAGCTGCTTGGCATGGACGACCGTAACAACTGGAACGATATGCAGATCAACATTTGCGTCGTCATCCAGGCGTTTATCCAGAAGACTCCTGCGCTCGTCCAGCCCTACGCCGACCAGATCATGACCAACCTTCTCACCATCCTCAGCTCGTCCGCCAAGCACGGCGctgtcctcgaggaccttcTCGCCACCATTGGTGCGCTCGCTGGCGCACTCGAGGTTGGCTTCGTCAAGTACATGGAGGCATTCTCGGGCTTCCTCCTGGCGGCACTCCAGGCTGTCGACGACTACCAGGTCGTCCAGGCTGCCGTCTATTGTGTCTCggacgtcgcgcgcgcgatcCAGGAGCAGATTGCCCCTTACGCTGAGAGAATCATGGTTGAGCTCATTGCCATCCTCCGCAGCCCCGTCATCCACCGGCAGGTCAAGCCAACGGCCATCACCGCCATCGGCGaagtcgcgctcgccgtcgggcCAGAGTTCGCACGGTTCCTCGAGACCACCATGGCCATCCTCAGCCAGGCCGGCGCGACCACCGCGTCGTCGAACGACCTCGCGCTGAACGAGTTCGTCTGGACCATGCGTGAGGCCATCGTCGACGCTTTCATTGGCATCATGAACGGACTCAAGGCCGGTGATCCCGCACCGATGCTCCCCTACGTCGGAGGCATCATGACCTTCCTCCAGGGCTGCatgagcgaggaggaccggACCGAGGATTTCATCACCAACACTCTCGGCCTTATCGGCGACTTTGGCGACACGTTCAAGGGCACCGTCCGGGACGTGCTCTGCACCGAGTGGGTGCAAATGGCGAtcgccgtcggccgccAGCGTGGTGCCAGCAAGCAGTCGCGTACCAACGCCGCGTACGCGCAGAAG ACCATCAAGGAGCTGTCCAAGTAA